The Desulfohalovibrio reitneri genome contains a region encoding:
- a CDS encoding TrmH family RNA methyltransferase, giving the protein MASERAPGDPGADETVWGRKPVLEWLESAPGRIESVVVQRGGKGGALGKVLDVCRRQGVRFRLAERAELEREVPPGVNHQGVAARLAPAPLSSLDDLLDGVAEAPLPVLLALDQVQDTGNLGALARSLLALGGAGLLLPRHGSARLGGGASKASAGALARLPVAHVTNLAKSLDVCRDRGLFVYGAAGGGGNALSAYGLDPAFPCVLVLGNEEKGLRPNVAKRCDALVEIPMPGGFESLGVAQAGAMLLALLARAQWM; this is encoded by the coding sequence ATGGCTTCCGAACGCGCCCCGGGCGACCCCGGGGCCGACGAGACCGTCTGGGGCCGCAAGCCCGTTCTGGAATGGCTTGAGAGCGCCCCCGGCCGCATTGAGAGCGTGGTCGTGCAGCGCGGCGGCAAGGGCGGGGCCCTGGGCAAGGTTCTGGACGTCTGCCGCCGGCAAGGAGTCCGCTTCCGCCTGGCCGAGAGGGCCGAGCTGGAGCGGGAGGTGCCTCCCGGCGTCAACCACCAGGGCGTTGCCGCCCGGCTGGCGCCCGCTCCCCTGTCCTCCCTGGACGACCTGCTGGACGGGGTGGCCGAGGCCCCCCTGCCCGTGCTGCTGGCCCTGGACCAGGTGCAGGACACCGGCAACCTTGGCGCGCTGGCCCGCAGCCTGCTGGCCCTGGGCGGGGCCGGGCTGCTGTTGCCCCGCCACGGCTCGGCCAGGCTGGGAGGGGGGGCGTCCAAGGCCTCGGCCGGGGCGCTGGCCCGGCTGCCCGTGGCGCATGTGACCAACTTGGCCAAATCCCTCGATGTCTGCCGCGACCGGGGCCTGTTCGTCTACGGCGCCGCCGGGGGCGGCGGGAACGCGCTGTCCGCCTACGGCCTGGACCCCGCCTTCCCCTGCGTGCTGGTCCTGGGCAACGAGGAGAAGGGCCTCCGCCCGAACGTGGCCAAGCGGTGCGACGCCTTGGTGGAGATTCCCATGCCCGGCGGCTTCGAGTCCCTTGGCGTGGCCCAGGCCGGGGCCATGCTGCTGGCGCTTCTCGCTCGTGCTCAATGGATGTAG
- a CDS encoding LysM peptidoglycan-binding domain-containing protein, with protein sequence MRVLRVKAPLRAALVLFCLTLLLGCAAKAPNQSAEPESAAVSSGNETAAEAVETSSDNQTVAVEESGSVSPATEGERLDPELAAEAPEIPQELTPQQEKVLEEKTSELEFELDVKETETFVRYFKYFTARDSQGRSTRGRRAFERWLERARPYLPYVREVIRQRGLPEDLIFLPFAESGYNPKAYSRAGAAGMWQFMPFTGRKYGLEVDWWIDQRRDPYKATHSAVDYLTRLHEMFDDWHLALAAYNAGEGRVGRAIKRSGCNDYFEMTESRRYLPRETRNYVPKILAILKIVKNLEELGFKPIDWNYDPKLKAVDVPGGTDLLAMADASGVPWKEFERLNPAYRRTVSPPDITTKARLPQDKIQPALAYLEKPESRPYAGYSRYKVRSGDSWWRISRRFHVPIAVLKQVNKRYSNLLKPGQWLTIPAQGKALAVDTSVEKTRQVAKRRANYTVCSGDTLWEIARAHQISLSSLKQANGLTSGRYLRVGQKLYIPGGVVGGSSGSGDLREITYQVRRGDTIWAIARRYNVNPSHLLSWNNLTRHSIIRPGQELTIKVD encoded by the coding sequence ATGCGCGTTCTTCGCGTGAAAGCCCCCCTGCGTGCCGCCCTCGTCCTGTTCTGTCTCACTCTGCTCCTCGGCTGCGCAGCCAAGGCCCCCAATCAGTCCGCCGAGCCCGAATCGGCCGCCGTGTCGTCAGGCAACGAAACCGCGGCGGAAGCCGTGGAGACCAGCTCGGACAACCAGACCGTCGCCGTTGAGGAAAGCGGGAGCGTTTCCCCGGCCACGGAAGGCGAACGGCTCGACCCGGAACTGGCAGCCGAGGCGCCCGAGATTCCCCAGGAACTGACCCCGCAGCAGGAGAAGGTCCTGGAGGAAAAGACCTCCGAACTTGAATTCGAACTGGACGTCAAGGAGACTGAAACCTTCGTCCGCTATTTCAAGTACTTCACCGCCCGCGACTCCCAGGGGCGCAGCACCCGGGGCCGCCGCGCCTTCGAGCGCTGGCTGGAACGGGCCCGCCCCTACCTGCCCTACGTGCGGGAGGTCATCCGCCAGCGCGGCCTGCCCGAGGACCTCATCTTCCTGCCCTTCGCCGAGTCCGGCTACAATCCCAAGGCCTACTCCCGAGCCGGGGCCGCGGGCATGTGGCAGTTCATGCCCTTCACAGGCCGCAAGTACGGCCTGGAAGTGGACTGGTGGATCGACCAGCGCCGCGACCCCTACAAGGCCACCCACTCGGCCGTGGACTACCTGACCAGGCTGCATGAGATGTTCGACGACTGGCACCTGGCCCTGGCCGCCTACAACGCTGGCGAGGGCCGCGTGGGCCGGGCCATCAAGCGCAGCGGCTGCAACGACTACTTCGAAATGACCGAGTCGCGGCGCTACCTGCCCAGGGAAACCCGCAACTACGTGCCCAAGATTCTGGCGATTCTGAAAATCGTCAAGAATCTTGAGGAACTGGGCTTCAAGCCCATCGACTGGAACTATGACCCCAAACTCAAGGCCGTGGACGTTCCCGGCGGCACGGACCTCCTGGCCATGGCCGACGCCTCGGGCGTCCCTTGGAAGGAGTTCGAGCGGCTCAACCCCGCCTACCGCCGCACCGTCAGCCCCCCGGACATCACCACCAAGGCCAGGCTGCCCCAGGACAAGATCCAACCCGCCCTGGCCTACCTGGAAAAGCCCGAGTCCCGGCCCTACGCGGGCTACTCACGCTACAAGGTCCGCAGCGGCGATTCCTGGTGGCGCATTTCCCGCCGCTTCCATGTGCCCATCGCCGTGCTCAAGCAGGTCAACAAGCGCTACTCCAACCTGCTCAAGCCCGGCCAGTGGCTGACCATCCCAGCCCAGGGCAAGGCCCTGGCGGTGGACACCTCCGTGGAGAAAACCCGCCAAGTGGCCAAGCGCCGGGCCAACTACACCGTCTGCAGCGGCGACACCCTCTGGGAGATCGCCCGCGCCCACCAGATCAGCCTGTCCTCGCTCAAGCAGGCCAACGGGCTGACCTCCGGACGCTACCTGCGCGTGGGGCAGAAACTCTACATCCCCGGCGGCGTTGTGGGCGGATCCAGCGGCTCCGGCGACCTGCGGGAAATCACCTACCAGGTCCGCCGCGGCGACACCATCTGGGCCATCGCCCGCCGCTACAACGTCAACCCTTCCCACCTGCTGAGCTGGAACAACCTCACCAGGCACAGCATCATCAGACCCGGACAGGAACTGACCATCAAGGTCGACTAG
- a CDS encoding AMP-binding protein has translation MTERLHPNSYEEFLRDFHLEVPENYNFAFDFLDEKARAEPDKTALVHVDDDGVRSEFTFGWFAEQSARLANALAGQGLRKGDRVMLILYRRVEFWTSMLALHKLGAVAVPSPAMLTPKDLEFRVNYAKIKGVVCEDSITPKVDEALPACPSLTVLVQTGRQPAETPWSHYDEIVEAASPDYQPQGEKPGGDDALLIFFTSGTTGLPKMVEHTHTYPLGHFTTGVYWHNLRDGDLHFTLADTGWGKAVWGKFYGQWMAGAAVFAWDFRGKFDPVNLLELLAEHKVSGFCAPPTVYRFLVRQDLSQYDLSALRHCTTAGELLNESVYHAWLEATGLPLHEGYGQTETCLQIATFPFMDPKPGSIGRPAPGWEAALIDPDGELCPPGEEGEICVRIDKNRPVGLFTGYLDEPGKTFKVMGGDYYHTGDKAWMDEDGYLWFLGRNDDLIKSSGYRVGPFEVESAIVSHPSVVEAAVTGVPDPVRGQAIKATCVLSPGYEPSDDLIKEIQDHVKKVTAPYKYPRIIEFAAELPKTISGKIKRAEIRERDLDQA, from the coding sequence ATGACGGAACGCCTGCATCCCAACAGCTACGAGGAATTTCTCCGGGACTTCCACCTCGAGGTGCCCGAAAACTACAACTTCGCCTTCGACTTCCTGGACGAGAAGGCCCGCGCCGAGCCGGACAAGACCGCCCTCGTCCACGTGGACGACGACGGCGTCCGCAGCGAATTCACTTTCGGCTGGTTCGCCGAGCAATCCGCGCGCCTGGCCAACGCCCTGGCCGGACAAGGCCTGCGCAAAGGCGACCGGGTCATGCTCATCCTCTACCGCCGGGTGGAATTCTGGACCTCCATGCTGGCCCTGCACAAGCTGGGCGCCGTAGCCGTGCCCTCGCCCGCCATGCTCACGCCCAAGGACCTGGAGTTCCGGGTCAACTACGCCAAGATCAAGGGTGTGGTCTGCGAGGACTCCATCACCCCCAAGGTGGACGAGGCCCTGCCCGCGTGCCCCTCCCTGACCGTGCTGGTGCAGACCGGGCGGCAGCCCGCGGAGACGCCCTGGAGCCACTACGACGAGATCGTGGAGGCCGCTTCCCCCGACTACCAGCCCCAGGGCGAAAAACCGGGCGGCGACGACGCCCTGCTCATCTTCTTCACCTCCGGCACCACCGGCCTGCCCAAGATGGTGGAGCATACCCACACCTACCCCCTGGGCCACTTCACCACCGGCGTCTACTGGCACAACCTCCGCGACGGCGACCTGCACTTCACCCTGGCCGACACCGGCTGGGGCAAGGCCGTCTGGGGCAAGTTCTACGGACAGTGGATGGCCGGGGCCGCCGTGTTCGCCTGGGACTTCCGGGGCAAGTTCGATCCGGTCAATCTCCTGGAGCTGCTGGCCGAGCACAAGGTCAGCGGCTTCTGCGCGCCGCCCACCGTCTACCGCTTCCTGGTGCGGCAGGACCTCTCCCAGTACGACCTCTCCGCCCTGCGTCACTGCACCACCGCGGGCGAACTGCTCAACGAGTCGGTCTACCACGCCTGGCTCGAGGCCACCGGCCTCCCCCTGCACGAAGGCTACGGCCAAACCGAGACCTGCCTGCAGATAGCCACCTTCCCCTTCATGGACCCCAAACCCGGCTCCATCGGACGCCCCGCGCCCGGCTGGGAGGCTGCCCTGATCGACCCGGACGGCGAACTCTGCCCCCCGGGGGAGGAAGGCGAAATCTGCGTGCGCATCGACAAGAACCGCCCCGTGGGCCTGTTCACCGGCTATCTGGACGAACCCGGCAAGACCTTCAAGGTCATGGGCGGCGACTACTACCACACCGGCGACAAGGCCTGGATGGACGAGGACGGCTACCTCTGGTTCCTCGGCCGCAACGACGACCTCATCAAATCCTCCGGCTACCGCGTCGGGCCCTTCGAGGTGGAGTCCGCCATCGTCTCCCACCCTTCCGTGGTGGAAGCCGCCGTCACCGGCGTGCCCGACCCCGTGCGCGGGCAGGCCATCAAGGCCACCTGCGTCCTCTCCCCCGGCTACGAGCCCTCGGACGACCTCATCAAGGAAATCCAGGACCACGTCAAAAAAGTCACCGCGCCCTACAAATACCCCCGCATCATCGAGTTCGCCGCCGAACTCCCCAAGACCATCTCCGGCAAGATCAAACGCGCCGAAATCCGCGAACGCGACCTGGACCAAGCGTAA
- a CDS encoding helix-turn-helix domain-containing protein, with protein MEHAYKEIAPRLRALREAVGFTIQEMADKTESGPDEVARYESGEHEIPVSFLFKAAKACGVDTTELISGGEPHLRSYTLVRRDEGLSVDRRVSYDYKSLAYRFAGRKMEPFEVIAPPKEPGEVEPAHHPGQEFIYLLEGRLELTLGEKTVVLEPGDSLYFDSHTPHSLRGLDGKPARFIDVII; from the coding sequence ATGGAACACGCTTACAAGGAGATCGCCCCCAGGCTCCGCGCCCTGCGCGAGGCCGTGGGCTTCACCATCCAGGAGATGGCCGACAAGACCGAGTCCGGGCCTGACGAGGTGGCCCGGTACGAGTCCGGCGAGCACGAGATTCCGGTCAGCTTCCTCTTCAAGGCCGCCAAGGCCTGCGGCGTGGACACCACCGAGCTCATCTCCGGCGGCGAGCCGCACCTCAGGTCCTACACCCTGGTCCGCCGCGACGAGGGGCTCTCCGTGGACCGCCGCGTCTCCTACGACTACAAGTCCCTGGCCTACCGCTTCGCCGGGCGCAAAATGGAGCCTTTCGAAGTCATCGCACCGCCCAAGGAACCCGGCGAAGTGGAACCCGCCCACCACCCCGGGCAGGAGTTCATCTACCTGCTGGAAGGCAGGCTGGAGTTGACCCTTGGGGAAAAGACCGTGGTCCTGGAACCCGGCGACAGCCTCTACTTCGACTCCCACACACCCCACAGCCTGCGCGGCCTGGACGGCAAGCCCGCCCGCTTCATCGACGTCATCATCTAG
- a CDS encoding AMP-binding protein → MAERTEPVRRITLGQMLDETVAAFPEKEALVYVDRDFRLTYRQFGALVDRLAKGLMALGIQRGEKVAVWATNVPYWVALQFATAKIGAVLLTVNTSYKSSELKYLLQQSECENIFVIDRYRDTDYVGMLYELIPELRTNARGELHAKDFPHLRRAFFLGQEKHRGMTSIPEILSMASMVSDEDYAERQASLDPSDVVNMQYTSGTTGFPKGVMLSHSSIGNNGYWIGANQVFTEDERVCIPVPLFHCFGCVLGVLACVAHGSCMVILEAFKPVDVMASVDQEKCTALYGVPTMFIAILENKLFDRFDYSSLRTGIMAGSPCPVRVMRQVMERMHMSEITICYGLTEASPVMTQTRVDDDIRHRTGTVGKAMPAIEVKVADPETGEELPRGQQGEVCCRGYNVMNGYYNKEKATAETIDADGWLHSGDLGVMDEEGYLAITGRLKDMIIRGGENIYPREIEEFLYTLDGIQDVQVVGVPSRKYGEEVGAFVKPQPGFELRPEDVRDSCRGQIAWHKIPKYVAFVEDYPMTASGKVQKYKLREMAGDLFPEAMQ, encoded by the coding sequence ATGGCCGAGCGTACAGAGCCAGTCCGCCGCATCACCCTGGGCCAGATGCTCGACGAGACAGTGGCCGCCTTCCCCGAAAAGGAGGCCCTGGTCTACGTGGACCGTGATTTCCGCCTGACCTACCGCCAGTTCGGCGCGCTTGTGGACCGCCTGGCCAAGGGGCTCATGGCCCTTGGCATCCAGCGGGGCGAAAAGGTGGCCGTATGGGCCACCAACGTGCCCTACTGGGTGGCCCTGCAGTTCGCCACCGCCAAGATCGGCGCGGTGCTGCTCACGGTGAACACCTCCTACAAGTCCTCGGAGCTGAAGTACCTGCTGCAGCAGAGCGAGTGCGAGAACATCTTCGTCATCGACCGCTACCGCGACACCGACTACGTGGGCATGCTCTACGAGCTCATCCCCGAGCTGCGCACCAACGCCCGCGGCGAGCTGCACGCCAAGGATTTCCCGCACCTGCGCCGGGCCTTCTTCCTGGGCCAGGAAAAGCACCGGGGCATGACCTCCATCCCCGAGATCCTGTCCATGGCCTCCATGGTCTCCGACGAGGACTACGCCGAGCGCCAGGCCTCCCTGGACCCCTCCGACGTGGTCAACATGCAGTACACCTCCGGGACCACCGGCTTTCCCAAGGGGGTCATGCTCAGCCACTCCTCCATCGGCAACAACGGCTACTGGATCGGGGCCAACCAGGTCTTCACCGAGGACGAGCGGGTCTGCATCCCGGTGCCGCTCTTCCACTGCTTCGGCTGCGTGCTGGGGGTGCTGGCCTGCGTGGCCCACGGGTCCTGCATGGTCATCCTGGAAGCCTTCAAGCCGGTGGACGTCATGGCCTCGGTGGACCAGGAGAAATGCACCGCCCTCTACGGCGTGCCCACCATGTTCATCGCCATCCTGGAGAACAAGCTCTTCGACCGCTTCGACTACTCCTCGCTGCGCACCGGCATCATGGCCGGTTCGCCCTGCCCGGTGCGGGTCATGCGCCAGGTCATGGAGCGTATGCACATGAGCGAGATCACCATCTGCTACGGCCTCACCGAGGCCTCCCCCGTCATGACCCAGACCCGGGTGGACGACGACATCCGCCACCGCACCGGGACCGTGGGCAAGGCCATGCCCGCCATCGAGGTAAAAGTGGCCGACCCGGAAACCGGCGAGGAGCTGCCCCGGGGCCAGCAGGGCGAGGTCTGCTGCCGGGGCTACAACGTCATGAACGGCTACTACAACAAAGAAAAAGCCACCGCCGAGACCATCGACGCCGACGGCTGGCTGCACTCCGGCGACCTGGGGGTCATGGACGAGGAGGGCTATCTGGCCATCACCGGCCGCCTCAAGGACATGATCATCCGAGGCGGGGAGAATATCTACCCCCGCGAGATTGAGGAGTTCCTCTACACTCTCGACGGCATCCAGGACGTGCAGGTGGTGGGCGTGCCCTCCCGCAAATACGGCGAGGAGGTGGGGGCCTTCGTCAAGCCCCAGCCCGGGTTCGAGCTACGGCCCGAGGACGTGCGCGATTCCTGCCGGGGACAAATCGCCTGGCACAAGATACCCAAATACGTGGCCTTCGTGGAGGACTATCCCATGACCGCCTCGGGCAAGGTCCAGAAATACAAGCTGCGCGAAATGGCCGGGGACCTCTTCCCCGAAGCCATGCAATAA
- a CDS encoding helix-turn-helix domain-containing protein: protein MQSKLGRRVKAYREKAEISRSELAERTGLKESFIEELEEREAYPSLMPLLKVSRALGVRLGTFLDDLECADPCITRASERQPELVMHTGGGGKPALRFHPLAKGKSDRHMEPFFIELFPEEGGKEMTSHQGEEFIVVMSGEVELIHGKETHVLGPGDSLYFNSIVPHSVHAAGPDKAEIYAVLYFPE, encoded by the coding sequence ATGCAGTCCAAGCTTGGCCGCCGCGTCAAGGCGTACCGTGAAAAGGCCGAAATCAGCCGCTCGGAGTTGGCTGAACGCACCGGGCTCAAGGAGTCCTTCATCGAGGAGCTGGAGGAGCGCGAGGCCTACCCCTCGCTGATGCCCCTGCTCAAGGTCTCCCGCGCCCTGGGCGTCAGGCTGGGCACCTTCCTCGACGACCTGGAGTGCGCCGACCCCTGCATCACCCGCGCCTCGGAGCGCCAGCCCGAGCTGGTCATGCACACCGGCGGCGGGGGCAAGCCCGCCCTGCGCTTCCATCCCCTGGCCAAGGGCAAGTCCGACCGCCACATGGAGCCCTTCTTCATCGAGTTGTTCCCCGAAGAGGGCGGGAAGGAGATGACCTCCCACCAGGGCGAGGAGTTCATCGTGGTCATGTCCGGCGAAGTGGAGCTCATCCACGGCAAGGAAACCCACGTCCTCGGCCCCGGGGACAGCCTCTACTTCAACTCCATCGTCCCTCACAGCGTGCACGCGGCCGGCCCGGACAAGGCCGAAATCTACGCCGTCCTCTACTTCCCGGAGTAG
- a CDS encoding sigma-54-dependent Fis family transcriptional regulator: MRTDIAALELEVLSEASAIIGQALDLDRTLESILTILSDSLAMRRATVTLLDEHGRLAIRASHGLSPEERERGVYRLDEGVTGHVFQTGEPFVVPDVAKEPLFLDKTQSRRFEKGRVSFIGVPVMLAGQPVGVLNVDRLFEDEVSFDEDVSFLRVLSTLIGQFIQLNRKVEERQMSLRKEISILRSKLSENYQRFFIVGRSPAMETVRQMIEKVSPTRATVLLLGESGTGKTLTARIIHELSERNGQPFIKVNCAALPENLLESELFGHEKGAFTGATSAKAGRFEEADQGTIFLDEIGELGQGVQAKLLRVLQEKEFERLGSTKTRKADVRIIAATNKDLMDEVSRGTFREDLFYRLNVFPLRVPPLRERSEDIPPLLNHFLGRMEKEYNRRLVFSPAALDSLMRYHWPGNVREMENLVERLAIMVESEQIDLEDIPSQFFLGTAPQRREETTSLQDMEKREVVSALERNAFIQSRAAEELGITLRQMGYRIKKYHLESFVQERRAKLRGR; this comes from the coding sequence ATGCGCACCGACATCGCCGCCCTTGAACTGGAAGTCCTCTCCGAGGCGTCCGCCATCATCGGCCAGGCCCTGGACCTGGACCGCACCCTTGAATCCATCCTGACCATCCTCTCCGACTCCCTGGCCATGCGGCGCGCCACAGTGACCCTGCTGGACGAGCACGGCCGCCTGGCCATTCGCGCCTCCCACGGCCTCTCGCCCGAGGAGCGCGAGCGCGGCGTCTACCGCCTGGACGAGGGCGTCACCGGCCACGTCTTCCAGACCGGGGAGCCCTTCGTTGTGCCGGACGTGGCCAAGGAGCCCCTCTTCCTGGACAAGACCCAGTCCCGCCGCTTCGAGAAGGGGCGCGTCTCCTTCATCGGCGTGCCCGTCATGCTGGCGGGCCAGCCCGTGGGCGTGCTCAACGTGGACCGCCTCTTCGAGGACGAGGTCTCCTTCGACGAGGACGTCTCCTTTTTGCGGGTGCTCTCCACCCTCATCGGCCAGTTCATCCAGCTCAACCGCAAGGTGGAGGAACGGCAGATGAGCCTGCGCAAGGAAATCTCCATCCTGCGCTCCAAGCTCTCGGAGAACTACCAGCGCTTTTTCATCGTGGGCCGCTCCCCGGCCATGGAAACGGTGCGGCAGATGATCGAGAAGGTCTCGCCCACCAGGGCCACGGTGCTCCTGCTGGGCGAGTCCGGCACGGGCAAGACCCTCACCGCCCGCATCATCCACGAGTTGTCCGAGCGCAACGGCCAGCCCTTCATCAAGGTCAACTGCGCCGCCCTGCCGGAAAACCTGCTGGAGTCCGAGCTGTTCGGCCACGAGAAAGGAGCCTTCACCGGGGCCACCTCCGCCAAAGCCGGCCGCTTCGAGGAGGCGGACCAGGGCACCATCTTCCTGGACGAGATCGGCGAGCTGGGGCAGGGCGTGCAGGCCAAGCTGCTGCGCGTGCTGCAGGAAAAGGAGTTCGAGCGGTTGGGCTCCACCAAGACCCGCAAGGCGGACGTGCGCATCATCGCGGCCACCAACAAGGACCTCATGGACGAGGTCTCCCGGGGCACCTTCCGCGAGGACCTCTTCTACCGGCTCAACGTCTTTCCCCTGCGGGTGCCGCCCCTGCGCGAGCGCAGCGAGGACATCCCGCCGCTGCTGAATCATTTCCTGGGCCGCATGGAGAAGGAGTACAACCGCCGCCTGGTCTTTTCCCCGGCCGCCCTGGACTCGCTCATGCGCTACCACTGGCCCGGCAACGTCCGCGAGATGGAGAACCTGGTGGAGCGGCTGGCCATCATGGTGGAGAGCGAGCAGATCGACCTGGAGGACATCCCCTCCCAGTTCTTCCTGGGAACCGCGCCCCAGCGCCGCGAGGAAACCACCAGCCTGCAGGACATGGAGAAGCGCGAGGTGGTCTCCGCCCTGGAGCGCAACGCCTTCATCCAGTCCCGCGCCGCCGAGGAACTGGGCATCACCCTGCGGCAGATGGGCTACCGCATCAAGAAGTACCACCTGGAGTCCTTCGTCCAGGAGCGCCGCGCCAAGCTGCGCGGCAGGTAA